Proteins from one Paenibacillus amylolyticus genomic window:
- the addA gene encoding helicase-exonuclease AddAB subunit AddA has translation MTNMPKPEGSFWSDDQWSAISESGEDILVAAAAGSGKTAVLVERIIRKIADPSQGFSVDRLLVATFTKVAAAEMKQRIREALERALEEQPGEEHLRKQLSLLGRASITTLHSFCMEVIRRYYQQIPLNPAFRILNENEAEIMRQELLEELFEEKYGEEDEGSTFRELVDWFSGERNDDAMHRLVQRLYDFSRSHSWPDHWLSEMASAFQVESVEELGHSAWVQSILRDAALALSGAAGLLRQGIHISMQPEGPAPYADTLKEDLVMVEELLSAVQVMPWERLPEVFQPVAFGKLKPCKKDQTDPALQDQVKELREAAKKAVSDLKGSLFGRSAFAFWQELEQAAPLMQELSRLVSTFGERYRQAKQERGQVDFSDLEHYCLHILRHEDSTPELSMPSDAAMEYRSRFDEVLLDEYQDTNTVQEDIVKLISRENPGNRFMVGDVKQSIYRFRLAEPGLFMNKYRQYGASTHEDRKGEDRLNRTGQRIDLARNFRSRAEVVHSVNMIFRQLMNEGVAEIAYDERAQLAYGATFPSETLGDEAYTPELMLIDRQGGGPDLTESTDENGDAAVSAELESAELETAQLEARAIARRIREMVGDTDKPALHVYDKALQTMRPARYGDMVILLRSTLMWAPLMIEEFRQQGILAGGEQSKGYFQATEVEIMMSLLQLVDNPRQDIPLASVLRSPIVGLDEEELAQIRLGDKRQSFYDAVITAAGEWGDVFTNAVQQSRHEDHPDSNIVQLQWPEAWSEMEQGQRETAASVEAEILDGGYEFGVHTDGIQDAGFIGHSGGGMGVTEISGSKLQQKLIRFMRQLEQWRLEARQGSLSELIWRMYRETGYLDWVGGLPGGLQRQSNLKALYDRARQYEESTANRGLFRFLTYVSRLRENGETSEL, from the coding sequence ATGACGAATATGCCCAAACCGGAAGGGAGCTTCTGGAGTGACGACCAGTGGAGTGCAATCTCGGAAAGCGGAGAAGATATTCTGGTTGCCGCTGCCGCGGGATCGGGTAAAACAGCCGTTTTGGTTGAACGTATTATTCGCAAGATCGCAGATCCCTCCCAAGGATTCAGTGTGGATCGTTTGCTTGTAGCGACGTTTACCAAAGTTGCCGCTGCCGAGATGAAACAAAGGATTCGGGAAGCGCTGGAACGTGCACTTGAAGAACAGCCTGGAGAAGAACATTTGCGTAAGCAACTGTCCCTGCTTGGGAGGGCATCCATTACAACATTGCATTCATTCTGTATGGAAGTTATTCGACGGTACTATCAGCAAATTCCGTTGAACCCCGCTTTCCGTATCCTGAATGAAAATGAAGCGGAAATCATGCGGCAGGAATTGCTCGAAGAACTTTTTGAGGAAAAGTATGGCGAAGAAGATGAAGGCAGTACATTCCGTGAATTGGTGGACTGGTTCAGTGGAGAGCGAAACGATGATGCCATGCATCGACTGGTACAACGATTATATGATTTCTCCCGCAGTCACTCCTGGCCGGATCATTGGCTCTCAGAGATGGCATCTGCTTTTCAGGTGGAAAGCGTGGAGGAACTGGGACATTCAGCATGGGTTCAGAGTATTTTGCGTGATGCGGCTCTTGCTCTAAGTGGTGCAGCAGGACTGCTCCGTCAAGGTATCCATATTTCCATGCAGCCTGAAGGGCCGGCACCTTATGCAGATACGTTAAAAGAAGATCTGGTGATGGTAGAAGAGCTGTTGTCTGCGGTCCAGGTTATGCCTTGGGAGAGGTTGCCGGAAGTGTTTCAGCCCGTTGCATTCGGCAAACTGAAACCCTGCAAAAAGGATCAAACGGACCCGGCTTTACAGGATCAGGTGAAGGAACTCCGTGAGGCAGCGAAAAAGGCGGTCTCCGATCTGAAAGGCTCCTTGTTCGGAAGAAGTGCGTTTGCGTTCTGGCAGGAGCTGGAGCAGGCGGCACCACTCATGCAGGAGTTGTCGAGGCTGGTGAGTACATTTGGAGAACGTTATCGGCAGGCCAAACAGGAACGTGGGCAAGTTGACTTCAGTGATCTGGAGCATTACTGTCTGCACATTTTGCGACATGAGGATTCAACGCCTGAACTGTCAATGCCATCCGATGCGGCTATGGAGTATCGTTCGCGATTCGATGAAGTGTTGCTTGATGAATATCAGGATACCAATACGGTTCAGGAAGATATCGTAAAACTGATCTCCAGAGAAAATCCGGGTAACCGATTCATGGTAGGTGATGTCAAACAGAGTATCTACCGGTTCCGGTTGGCTGAGCCAGGTCTGTTTATGAACAAGTATCGTCAGTACGGAGCGAGCACGCATGAGGACAGAAAAGGTGAAGATCGCCTGAATCGTACAGGTCAACGTATTGATCTGGCGCGTAATTTCCGCAGTCGTGCGGAAGTCGTACATTCGGTCAATATGATATTCCGGCAACTCATGAACGAAGGTGTGGCAGAGATTGCTTATGATGAACGAGCTCAACTGGCATACGGAGCTACGTTCCCGTCAGAAACACTTGGCGATGAGGCGTATACACCTGAACTCATGCTGATCGATCGTCAGGGTGGTGGGCCTGATCTGACAGAGAGTACGGATGAGAATGGGGATGCAGCGGTCTCCGCAGAACTGGAGAGTGCCGAACTGGAGACAGCCCAGTTGGAAGCACGGGCGATCGCAAGGCGTATTCGTGAGATGGTTGGAGATACGGACAAACCTGCCCTCCATGTATACGACAAAGCCCTGCAAACGATGCGCCCGGCACGATACGGTGACATGGTCATCTTGCTGCGTTCAACCTTGATGTGGGCTCCGCTCATGATTGAGGAATTCAGACAGCAGGGAATTCTTGCTGGTGGAGAACAGAGCAAGGGTTACTTCCAGGCTACGGAAGTGGAAATCATGATGTCTTTGCTACAGCTTGTTGATAATCCAAGGCAGGACATTCCGCTTGCCTCCGTGCTTCGTTCCCCGATTGTCGGACTGGATGAAGAAGAACTGGCGCAGATTCGGCTTGGTGACAAAAGACAGTCTTTCTACGATGCAGTGATAACGGCTGCTGGAGAATGGGGCGATGTCTTCACTAATGCCGTACAACAATCAAGGCATGAGGATCATCCTGATTCGAATATCGTCCAGTTGCAGTGGCCGGAAGCCTGGTCCGAGATGGAGCAGGGACAGCGGGAGACAGCGGCTTCTGTCGAGGCAGAGATTCTGGATGGTGGATATGAATTTGGTGTGCATACAGATGGAATTCAAGATGCCGGTTTTATTGGACATTCAGGCGGAGGTATGGGGGTTACGGAGATTTCAGGCTCGAAGTTGCAGCAAAAGTTGATTCGCTTTATGCGTCAATTGGAGCAGTGGAGACTTGAGGCAAGACAAGGCAGTCTAAGTGAACTGATCTGGCGTATGTATCGGGAAACCGGCTATTTGGACTGGGTTGGTGGTCTTCCCGGAGGACTGCAACGTCAAAGCAATCTGAAGGCATTGTACGATCGGGCACGACAATATGAGGAATCAACTGCAAATCGCGGTTTGTTCCGTTTCCTGACCTATGTTTCAAGATTGCGGGAAAACGGGGAGACCTCGGAACTGTAG
- a CDS encoding PD-(D/E)XK nuclease family protein produces MYHTLMQHLPIDGSAIDSQLIEQILQRLVKLQILLSHHAEAIEPEELVGFFDTEPGKEMLRAEWVKREIPFVYGLPAHQSPVEWLHGQAANSGMHTINDDSKLQASIENETVLVQGIIDCLYEVDGELVLLDYKTDRVLAHRGGLDELTKNYRFQLDLYGRAIEDILGRKVERKWLYFFDGGHAVKL; encoded by the coding sequence GTGTATCATACGTTGATGCAGCATCTTCCTATAGATGGATCGGCCATTGATTCACAACTTATTGAGCAGATCCTTCAGCGACTGGTGAAGCTCCAGATTTTGCTGTCCCATCACGCGGAGGCTATCGAACCGGAAGAGTTGGTCGGATTTTTCGATACAGAACCAGGGAAAGAAATGTTGCGTGCAGAATGGGTGAAACGGGAGATTCCGTTTGTGTATGGACTTCCGGCACATCAGTCCCCTGTAGAGTGGCTACATGGACAGGCAGCGAATTCAGGTATGCACACGATAAATGATGATAGCAAACTGCAAGCATCCATCGAAAATGAAACCGTGCTTGTACAGGGGATTATCGATTGTCTGTACGAGGTTGACGGCGAGCTTGTCCTGCTCGATTACAAGACGGATCGGGTGTTGGCGCATCGTGGTGGTTTGGATGAACTCACCAAAAACTATCGCTTCCAGCTGGATCTGTATGGACGGGCTATTGAAGATATATTAGGTCGGAAAGTGGAACGGAAATGGCTGTACTTTTTTGATGGTGGACATGCAGTAAAATTATAA
- a CDS encoding SMC family ATPase → MKPILLKVAGLQSYREMQEIDFTVLTETGLFGIFGPTGSGKSSLLDAITLAMYGKVERAVNGTQGIMNHAEDSLSVAFTFELMSAEGTRRFRVERRFKRNNEVSVSNTISKFIETVHGEEQVLADKLADVNRCVEEVIGLKMDDFTRAVVLPQGKFAEFLSLKGSERRQMLQRLFHLEKYGDQLAIKLSRRVKDNDMVHQSLAAEQQGLGNASKETLDETKRLLQAAVQQSELSRKALDEAAKEAEQLGRIRELSNERQARMDEQQKLKAMEPQVEAGEQRLKQSVAADAILPVLQTVRDAMATQNQRRIAAETAHQQALEHERLAVQEAEKAESARKQMTEEEPKLLLRLEQLEQAKELQRERDGLQADCSRLAQLLEQGQGEQTALGQQLEKEKELQQRGRKRREELQESLKPNEVKSEERRQLQAALELKHRVDTAAEQLQQNKADMQAYKQSAEQGADKLKAAAEEERRLSDQRQHLVEQASAGLEALLACEQDISREQSLLALAEEQLRGTMREQELHRLSSALRAELRDGEPCPVCGSPHHPLPAAPPAEGPHAGDADLELLRSLHAELQELRFGLRQQLHERRSLLTQLGAAAGDAPAAAEAAPAAAEPEPAGSPEHGRSPAGWASRAAALREAAQALAVAAAPLQAEAAALQQAAVGAQQRRMEAAAAQEAGRAGLAQAERKLAESEAAAAALQGRWAAELPGIAQEEAKALYQAMQERDARAEDIKERLNKSVTFLEEKDQIIQSLQLKLVELDKQLIQWQTQWQGNSKQLAEKEERLRQWVGEQRVEDLIAAAQARLDGLRKAAADSAQRFKEADTLKQESAKKDVMAQQAAASAAEHLQQAQERWAQLLEQSPFDSDDAVVSAAIPSHEAERLAGEIQQHRERERELISQLRELEQKLGGAVVSEEQWIACTERLQQVRNEDEAALRAKARAERDLEDVEQRHVRWTELENMRLEVSRQGELLSKLQSAFRGNAFVEYIAEEQLMQVSHAASQRLRFLTKQRYSLEVDSGGGFVICDDANGGVKRPVSTLSGGETFLTSLSLALALSAQIQLRGQYPLQFFFLDEGFGTLDPELLDTVITSLEKLHDDRLAVGVISHVPELRARLPRKLVVIPAGEAGNGSRVVLETL, encoded by the coding sequence ATGAAGCCCATTCTATTAAAAGTTGCCGGACTGCAAAGCTATCGAGAGATGCAGGAGATTGATTTTACCGTGCTGACGGAGACGGGGCTATTCGGTATTTTCGGTCCAACGGGCAGTGGTAAATCTTCCTTGCTTGATGCCATCACACTCGCCATGTATGGCAAAGTGGAACGTGCGGTGAACGGTACGCAAGGCATCATGAATCATGCAGAAGACTCGTTATCGGTTGCTTTTACATTCGAACTGATGTCGGCGGAAGGCACTCGAAGGTTTCGAGTAGAGCGACGTTTCAAACGGAATAATGAAGTGTCGGTGAGTAACACGATCAGCAAATTCATAGAGACGGTCCATGGCGAAGAACAGGTACTTGCCGACAAATTGGCAGATGTGAATCGCTGCGTTGAAGAAGTGATCGGTTTGAAGATGGATGATTTTACACGAGCAGTCGTGCTTCCTCAAGGAAAGTTTGCCGAGTTTTTGTCACTCAAAGGCAGTGAACGTCGCCAGATGCTGCAACGATTATTCCATCTGGAGAAGTATGGGGACCAGCTGGCCATCAAATTAAGTCGGCGGGTCAAGGATAATGACATGGTTCACCAATCTCTTGCTGCGGAGCAACAGGGACTTGGCAATGCCAGCAAGGAGACGCTGGATGAAACGAAACGCCTTCTTCAAGCTGCTGTTCAGCAGTCTGAATTATCCCGCAAAGCGCTGGATGAAGCCGCAAAGGAAGCCGAACAACTTGGTAGAATACGTGAGCTAAGTAACGAACGACAGGCCCGAATGGATGAACAGCAGAAACTGAAGGCAATGGAGCCACAGGTGGAAGCCGGCGAGCAACGGCTGAAACAATCCGTTGCGGCAGATGCCATACTGCCTGTGTTGCAGACGGTTCGAGATGCTATGGCTACGCAGAACCAGCGGCGGATTGCCGCCGAGACAGCTCATCAGCAAGCACTGGAACATGAGCGTCTGGCAGTTCAGGAAGCGGAGAAGGCTGAGTCAGCGCGTAAGCAGATGACTGAGGAAGAACCGAAACTTTTGCTGCGTCTGGAACAACTTGAACAAGCAAAAGAGCTGCAACGGGAACGGGACGGGCTTCAAGCCGATTGCTCGCGTCTTGCCCAGCTTCTGGAACAGGGGCAGGGTGAACAGACTGCGCTGGGTCAGCAGCTTGAGAAAGAAAAGGAGTTGCAGCAGCGCGGGCGCAAACGGCGCGAGGAATTGCAGGAGAGCCTCAAGCCAAACGAGGTGAAGTCAGAGGAACGCAGGCAACTTCAGGCTGCACTTGAACTGAAGCATCGTGTGGATACAGCTGCGGAGCAGTTGCAGCAAAACAAAGCGGACATGCAAGCCTATAAGCAGTCGGCAGAACAGGGAGCCGACAAGCTGAAGGCGGCGGCTGAGGAAGAAAGACGCCTGAGTGATCAGCGTCAGCATCTGGTAGAACAGGCGTCAGCAGGTCTTGAGGCCTTGCTGGCCTGTGAGCAGGACATCAGCCGCGAACAGAGTTTGCTGGCCCTCGCGGAGGAACAGCTGCGTGGCACGATGCGCGAGCAGGAGCTGCACCGGCTGTCCTCCGCTTTGCGCGCCGAGCTGCGCGATGGCGAGCCATGCCCGGTGTGCGGCTCGCCGCATCACCCGCTCCCGGCTGCGCCGCCGGCAGAAGGTCCGCACGCAGGCGATGCGGACCTGGAACTGCTGCGCAGCCTGCACGCGGAGCTGCAGGAGCTGCGCTTTGGGCTGCGCCAGCAGCTGCACGAACGTCGCAGCCTGCTGACGCAGCTTGGCGCTGCGGCCGGCGATGCTCCGGCCGCAGCCGAGGCCGCGCCTGCGGCAGCGGAGCCCGAGCCCGCCGGGTCGCCCGAACACGGGCGCTCCCCGGCAGGCTGGGCATCGCGTGCCGCTGCGCTGCGCGAAGCCGCGCAGGCGCTGGCTGTCGCAGCAGCGCCGCTCCAGGCCGAAGCCGCCGCGTTGCAGCAGGCGGCTGTGGGCGCGCAGCAGCGCCGCATGGAAGCGGCAGCTGCGCAGGAGGCCGGCCGTGCCGGGCTCGCCCAGGCGGAGCGCAAGCTGGCCGAGAGCGAGGCTGCAGCGGCTGCTTTGCAGGGCCGCTGGGCCGCGGAACTGCCCGGCATCGCTCAGGAGGAGGCCAAGGCCCTCTATCAGGCGATGCAGGAGCGCGATGCGCGCGCCGAAGACATCAAGGAACGTCTGAACAAAAGCGTGACGTTCCTTGAGGAGAAGGACCAGATCATCCAATCTCTCCAGCTCAAGCTGGTGGAATTGGACAAACAACTGATCCAGTGGCAGACGCAGTGGCAGGGCAACAGCAAACAGCTCGCCGAGAAGGAAGAACGCTTGCGCCAGTGGGTTGGGGAGCAGCGGGTAGAAGACCTGATTGCTGCGGCTCAGGCTCGTCTGGATGGACTGCGGAAAGCCGCTGCAGACTCGGCACAACGCTTCAAAGAAGCGGACACGCTGAAGCAGGAGTCAGCCAAGAAAGATGTCATGGCTCAGCAGGCAGCCGCCTCGGCCGCAGAACATCTGCAACAGGCACAGGAACGCTGGGCGCAACTGCTGGAACAATCTCCGTTTGACTCGGATGATGCCGTGGTGTCTGCGGCGATTCCATCGCATGAAGCGGAACGACTGGCAGGCGAAATCCAGCAGCACCGTGAACGTGAGCGTGAACTGATCTCCCAATTGCGTGAACTGGAACAAAAGCTGGGTGGTGCTGTCGTATCGGAAGAACAATGGATAGCTTGCACCGAACGTTTGCAGCAGGTCCGAAATGAGGACGAGGCTGCCCTTCGTGCCAAAGCACGTGCAGAACGTGACCTGGAGGATGTGGAGCAGCGGCATGTTCGCTGGACCGAACTGGAGAACATGCGGTTGGAGGTAAGCCGTCAAGGCGAACTGCTCAGCAAACTTCAATCTGCGTTCAGAGGCAATGCTTTTGTCGAGTATATTGCCGAAGAACAACTGATGCAGGTTAGTCATGCGGCATCTCAGCGTCTGCGCTTCCTGACCAAACAACGTTATTCACTGGAGGTGGATTCCGGTGGTGGTTTTGTGATCTGTGATGATGCCAACGGGGGAGTGAAACGACCAGTGTCCACGTTGTCCGGTGGCGAGACGTTTTTGACTTCGTTGTCACTGGCTTTGGCGCTGTCAGCCCAGATTCAGCTACGAGGTCAGTACCCGCTTCAATTCTTCTTCCTGGATGAAGGGTTCGGTACCCTTGATCCCGAGCTGTTGGATACGGTCATTACATCGCTGGAAAAACTGCATGACGACCGATTGGCTGTCGGTGTAATCAGTCACGTGCCTGAATTGCGTGCACGCTTGCCGCGCAAGCTGGTGGTGATCCCGGCAGGCGAAGCTGGAAACGGCTCACGAGTGGTCTTGGAAACCCTGTAG
- a CDS encoding bifunctional cystathionine gamma-lyase/homocysteine desulfhydrase, with protein sequence MRPKTKLIHAGIVGDPHTGAVSVPIYQVSTYEQESVGVHKGYEYSRTGNPTRHALEEVIKELEDGVRGFAFSSGMVAIHAVLSLLKTGDHVILTDDVYGGTYRIFTKVLNRLGIESTFVDTTSLQALEQALQSNTKAIYVETPTNPLLKVTDIAAVAKWSKQHELLFIVDNTFSTPYWQTPLALGADIVLHSATKYIGGHSDVVAGLAVVNSEQLGEDLHFIQNAIGAVLGPMDSWLLMRGLKTLGLRMEAQERNTEQIVAFLNQHPTVSKVYYPGLSDHPQHKLASTQARGYGGMVSFDVGSAEKVDDVLSKVRYFTLAESLGAVESLISVPARMTHVSIPYERRQELGITDGLIRISVGIEDVEDLLEDLKSALS encoded by the coding sequence ATGAGACCCAAAACAAAGCTGATTCATGCAGGAATTGTTGGTGATCCACATACTGGTGCAGTGAGTGTGCCGATCTATCAGGTAAGCACGTATGAGCAGGAATCCGTGGGTGTGCACAAAGGATACGAGTATTCACGCACAGGCAACCCTACGCGTCATGCGTTGGAAGAAGTCATTAAAGAGCTGGAGGATGGTGTTCGAGGTTTTGCTTTTAGTTCGGGAATGGTCGCCATTCACGCTGTACTGTCGCTGTTGAAAACTGGAGATCACGTCATTCTGACGGATGATGTATACGGCGGAACCTATCGCATTTTCACCAAAGTGCTGAATCGCCTGGGGATCGAGTCTACCTTTGTAGATACAACATCACTACAGGCACTGGAGCAAGCTTTGCAATCCAATACAAAGGCCATTTATGTAGAAACACCTACTAATCCGTTACTCAAGGTTACCGACATTGCTGCTGTAGCGAAATGGTCGAAACAACATGAATTGCTGTTCATCGTGGACAACACATTCAGTACGCCTTATTGGCAAACCCCGCTGGCTCTGGGGGCAGATATTGTACTTCATTCTGCAACGAAATATATCGGTGGTCATAGTGATGTCGTGGCAGGACTGGCGGTTGTCAACAGCGAGCAACTTGGAGAGGATCTGCATTTTATCCAAAATGCAATCGGCGCAGTTCTGGGACCTATGGATTCCTGGCTGCTAATGCGTGGTCTGAAAACATTGGGGCTGCGGATGGAAGCACAGGAACGGAATACAGAGCAGATTGTGGCCTTTTTGAATCAGCATCCAACCGTGAGCAAAGTCTATTATCCGGGATTGTCTGATCATCCGCAGCACAAGCTCGCTTCCACACAAGCGAGAGGATATGGCGGTATGGTTTCCTTTGATGTAGGCAGTGCTGAGAAAGTAGATGACGTGTTAAGCAAAGTCCGTTATTTCACATTGGCTGAAAGTCTGGGCGCGGTGGAAAGTTTAATTTCTGTGCCTGCCCGAATGACACATGTGTCCATCCCTTATGAACGGCGGCAAGAATTGGGAATCACGGACGGTTTGATTCGTATCTCCGTTGGAATCGAGGATGTTGAGGATTTACTTGAGGATCTGAAATCTGCATTAAGTTGA
- a CDS encoding cysteine synthase family protein, with protein sequence MTVYQHVQELIGNTPLLELTRYPLPEGIRLFAKLEFMNPGGSVKDRIGKFLLEKALARGEVKPGGTVIEATAGNTGIGLAMAAVGLNLNVIFTVPQKFSVEKQQLMKALGATVVNTPTSEGITGAIRKAESLAKEIPGSYIPGQFSNGDNPLAHYEHLGPEIWRDLNGQVHVYVAGAGSGGTFMGGSRYLKEQNPLIKTCIVEPEGSILAGGPSGPHRTEGIGVETLSPFMDVNYFDAIHTISDEDAFERVKDLALLEGLLVGSSSGAAMQAALNEAAHAAPGSNIVVIFPDSSERYLSQNIYNGGQ encoded by the coding sequence TTGACTGTTTATCAACATGTTCAGGAACTGATAGGTAATACGCCTCTGCTTGAATTAACTCGATATCCCTTACCGGAAGGAATCCGACTGTTCGCCAAATTGGAATTCATGAATCCAGGAGGAAGTGTGAAAGACCGGATCGGCAAGTTTTTATTGGAGAAGGCCTTGGCACGAGGAGAGGTTAAGCCAGGTGGAACGGTAATTGAAGCTACTGCCGGTAATACAGGCATTGGTCTGGCAATGGCGGCTGTGGGGCTGAATCTGAATGTCATTTTCACGGTACCTCAGAAGTTCAGCGTCGAGAAGCAGCAATTGATGAAAGCCCTTGGAGCAACGGTCGTGAACACCCCCACATCAGAAGGCATCACTGGTGCCATACGCAAGGCGGAATCGCTGGCGAAAGAAATACCGGGTTCGTATATTCCAGGTCAGTTCTCCAATGGTGATAACCCACTCGCACATTACGAACATCTGGGCCCCGAGATTTGGCGTGATCTGAACGGACAGGTGCATGTATATGTCGCCGGAGCCGGTTCCGGCGGAACCTTCATGGGAGGATCCCGCTATTTGAAGGAGCAAAACCCGTTAATCAAAACATGTATCGTGGAACCCGAAGGTTCAATTCTCGCAGGAGGTCCCTCGGGACCTCACCGTACAGAAGGAATAGGCGTCGAAACGTTATCTCCATTTATGGATGTGAACTATTTTGACGCCATTCATACGATCTCAGACGAAGACGCCTTTGAGCGGGTCAAGGATCTAGCCCTGTTGGAAGGACTACTGGTAGGAAGTTCATCTGGTGCAGCTATGCAAGCCGCATTGAACGAAGCCGCTCACGCAGCTCCGGGAAGTAACATCGTCGTTATTTTTCCGGATAGCAGCGAACGGTATTTAAGCCAAAATATCTATAATGGAGGACAATGA
- a CDS encoding histidine triad nucleotide-binding protein translates to MDCLFCKIVEGTIPSNKVLENDHVIVFHDIQPAAPTHVLVIPKKHIASMNDVTAEDLPLIGEIHLAAQEAAKRLGVEETGYRLINNCGKDGEQTVHHLHYHLLGGTRLGVLTSLSDSHK, encoded by the coding sequence ATGGATTGCTTATTTTGCAAAATTGTAGAGGGCACCATTCCTTCCAATAAAGTACTGGAGAATGACCATGTTATCGTGTTTCACGACATCCAGCCCGCTGCACCGACACATGTGCTTGTCATTCCGAAGAAACATATTGCTTCCATGAATGATGTCACTGCAGAAGATCTGCCATTGATCGGCGAGATTCATCTGGCTGCTCAAGAAGCGGCCAAGCGTCTTGGGGTGGAGGAAACCGGATATCGTTTAATCAACAATTGTGGTAAGGATGGAGAACAGACTGTTCATCATCTGCACTATCATTTGCTGGGCGGGACCAGACTTGGCGTGTTGACCAGTCTGTCGGATTCTCACAAATAA
- the rpsU gene encoding 30S ribosomal protein S21 yields the protein MSETKVRKNETIDAALRRFKRSIAKDGVLAEVKKRKHYEKPSVKRKKKSEAARKRKF from the coding sequence GTGTCTGAAACTAAAGTTCGCAAAAACGAGACTATTGATGCTGCACTTCGTCGTTTTAAACGCTCCATCGCTAAAGATGGCGTATTGGCTGAGGTGAAGAAACGTAAGCATTATGAGAAGCCAAGCGTAAAGCGCAAGAAAAAGTCCGAGGCTGCTCGTAAGAGAAAGTTTTAG
- a CDS encoding GatB/YqeY domain-containing protein — translation MNLSERLNEDMKQAMKSKDKFRLSNIRLIRSTIKNLEIDLKRDLDDNEVLDILSREIKQRKDALQEFDKAGREDLAANAKAEIEVLIQYLPAQLSEEEIKVIVQQTIQETGASSKAEMGKVMAALMPKVKGKADGKLVNQAVQQFLQ, via the coding sequence ATGAATCTTAGCGAACGATTGAACGAAGATATGAAGCAAGCGATGAAGAGTAAGGACAAGTTCAGACTCTCCAACATTCGGTTGATTCGTTCGACGATCAAGAATCTTGAAATAGATTTGAAAAGAGATTTGGATGACAACGAAGTGCTTGATATTCTGAGTCGTGAAATCAAACAGCGCAAAGATGCCCTCCAAGAATTTGACAAAGCGGGCCGTGAGGACCTCGCGGCAAATGCAAAAGCGGAAATTGAAGTACTCATCCAGTACCTTCCCGCACAACTTTCCGAAGAAGAAATTAAAGTTATTGTACAGCAGACCATCCAGGAAACCGGTGCTTCTTCGAAAGCCGAGATGGGGAAAGTTATGGCGGCCCTTATGCCGAAAGTCAAAGGCAAAGCGGACGGCAAACTGGTGAATCAAGCAGTTCAACAATTTCTGCAATAA
- the floA gene encoding flotillin-like protein FloA (flotillin-like protein involved in membrane lipid rafts): protein MDASMITILLIAVVGIIVLSVFFSFFPVMLWVSAIASGVRVSIITLVAMRLRRVTPSRIVNPMIKATKAGLKLSMNQLESHFLAGGNVDRVVNALIAAQRANIPLEFERAAAIDLAGRDVLQAVQMSVNPRVIETPIVSAVAKDGIEVKVRARVTVRANIDRLVGGAGEETIIARVGEGIVSTNGSSNSHKDVLENPDLISRTVLSKGLDAGTAFEILSIDIADVDVGKNIGAFLQTEQAEADKRIAQAKAEERRAMAVAQEQEMKARVVEMRARVVESESQVPLAMSEALRSGKIGVMDYMNLKNIEADTQMRNTLGKPGEGSNSNDQGDSKNGR, encoded by the coding sequence ATGGACGCATCTATGATTACGATTTTGCTCATTGCGGTAGTAGGTATTATCGTATTGAGCGTATTCTTCAGCTTTTTCCCGGTTATGCTCTGGGTTTCCGCAATTGCATCCGGTGTACGCGTAAGTATTATCACACTGGTGGCGATGAGACTGAGACGTGTAACGCCTAGCCGTATCGTGAATCCAATGATCAAAGCAACCAAAGCGGGTCTCAAACTTTCCATGAACCAACTGGAAAGTCACTTCCTTGCCGGTGGTAACGTTGACCGTGTTGTAAACGCTCTGATTGCTGCACAACGTGCAAACATTCCACTCGAATTTGAACGTGCTGCTGCGATTGACCTCGCAGGTCGTGACGTATTGCAAGCCGTACAAATGAGCGTTAACCCACGTGTTATCGAAACACCAATTGTCTCTGCGGTAGCCAAAGATGGTATCGAAGTTAAAGTTAGAGCGCGGGTTACGGTTCGTGCGAATATTGACCGTCTCGTCGGTGGTGCTGGTGAAGAAACGATCATCGCCCGTGTCGGTGAAGGTATCGTAAGTACGAACGGTTCCTCCAATTCTCACAAAGACGTCCTGGAAAATCCGGATCTCATCTCACGTACGGTATTGTCCAAAGGTCTGGATGCAGGTACTGCTTTTGAAATCCTGTCCATTGATATTGCGGACGTTGATGTAGGTAAGAACATCGGTGCCTTCTTGCAAACAGAGCAGGCAGAGGCTGATAAACGAATTGCTCAGGCAAAAGCCGAAGAGCGTCGTGCAATGGCGGTAGCGCAAGAGCAAGAGATGAAAGCTCGCGTAGTGGAAATGAGAGCGCGCGTTGTTGAATCCGAATCCCAAGTACCTTTGGCTATGTCCGAAGCCCTGCGTAGTGGCAAGATCGGTGTCATGGATTACATGAACCTGAAGAATATTGAAGCAGATACTCAAATGCGTAACACATTGGGAAAACCTGGTGAAGGTTCAAATTCCAACGATCAGGGTGATTCCAAAAACGGAAGATAG